The proteins below come from a single Antennarius striatus isolate MH-2024 chromosome 18, ASM4005453v1, whole genome shotgun sequence genomic window:
- the ltb4r2b gene encoding leukotriene B4 receptor 2b — protein MNNLSVSYLILNESNPEHDSVVSNDFSTTLGALILGLVFLLGVPGNLFIVWSILARIRQSSVTILLILNLACADGFLMALTIFFIVYLAKQTWVFGNFMCKGVFYLCNINMYASIFLITLMSMHRLVVVVMPRRLSSQINRKIVRRVIAGMWALVLILSIPSVVFRDVREDKDEHNKTRLVCAPNHTLARHVRLHYSLETVMGFILPYAVIIVSYVLILKRLRQTRFRRKVRSEKLILAIVGMFGVFWLPYHVINLIQVVAECYPEDSPTRELLDHIAKSSRAVTSALAFISSCANPVLYAFAGKSYIKQNGISFMARLLEGTSLEQTGNKKSRMLGKDMGMQTPDSSTSTGTLQDGRSAGNCVHK, from the exons ATGAACAACTTGAGTGTTTCCTACCTCATCCTCAACGAATCGAACCCGGAGCACGACAGCGTAGTGAGCAACGACTTCTCCACGACTCTGGGCGCCCTCATCCTCGGCTTGGTCTTCCTTCTGGGTGTCCCTGGTAACCTCTTCATCGTCTGGAGTATTCTGGCCCGCATCCGACAAAGCTCGGTcaccatcctcctcatcctcaacCTGGCATGTGCAGACGGCTTCCTCATGGCCCTCACCATCTTCTTCATCGTCTACCTGGCCAAGCAGACGTGGGTCTTTGGCAACTTCATGTGTAAAGGTGTATTCTACCTGTGCAACATCAACATGTACGCCTCCATATTCCTGATCACGCTGATGAGCATGCACAGGCTGGTGGTCGTGGTCATGCCCAGGAGACTCTCTTCTCAGATCAACAGGAAGATTGTGAGGAGGGTGATTGCTGGCATGTGGGCTTTGGTTCTGATTCTGTCAATCCCTTCAGTCGTGTTTCGAGATGTACGAGAGGACAAAGATGAGCATAATAAAACCAGACTGGTGTGtgctcccaatcacaccctagcTCGACAT GTGAGGCTTCACTATTCTCTGGAGACGGTGATGGGATTTATTCTTCCTTATGCAGTCATCATCGTCAGCTACGTCCTCATCCTGAAGCGCCTCAGACAGACCAGATTCCGTAGGAAAGTCCGTAGCGAGAAGCTCATCCTGGCAATTGTTGGGATGTTTGGTGTGTTCTGGCTGCCGTACCATGTTATCAACTTGATACAG GTGGTGGCTGAGTGTTACCCTGAGGATTCACCCACAAGAGAACT ACTGGACCACATCGCAAAGTCCAGTCGGGCAGTGACCTCTGCTCTGGCCTTCATCAGCAGCTGTGCTAATCCTGTCCTCTACGCCTTTGCTGGGAAGTCTTACATCAAGCAGAACGGCATCTCATTCATGGCTCGACTGCTGGAGGGAACGTCTCTggaacagacaggaaacaaaaagagTCGAATGCTTGGAAAAGACATGGGAATGCAGACTCCTGACTCCTCTACCAGCACGGGAACTTTACAGGACGGGAGATCAGCAGGAAACTGTGTACATAAATAA
- the sdr39u1 gene encoding epimerase family protein SDR39U1, with the protein MRVLIGGGSGFVGREVIRLLRAKGHEVTVISRQPGPGRITWVELESSGLPPCEGAVNLAGENLMNPLRWWNESYKKDLFSSRIDTTRTLAQSIAASSSPPQSWVLVSGVACYKPSLTVEYTEDSEWTPFDLLSKLVKEWEASALLPENVAKTTKQFIIRPGAVLGRDGGAIKQMLLPFWLGLGGTLGSGSQPFPWIHVTDLAEMIVHALETPGDETSPSPQVFNGVAPALNTNYEFTKALGQVLRRPTIIPVPGFVMNALLGSERAVVLTQGQKVIPKKTKEAGFEYKYPDLTSALKEIVGS; encoded by the exons ATGAGAGTTTTAATAG GAGGGGGATCTGGCTTTGTGGGCCGTGAGGTGATCCGCCTGCTCAGAGCTAAAGGTCATGAGGTCACAGTGATCTCAAGACAGCCTGGGCCGGGAAGGATAACATGG gttgAGTTGGAGTCGAGCGGACTCCCACCATGTGAGGGTGCTGTCAACTTGGCTGGAGAGAACCTGATGAACCCACTACGATG GTGGAATGAAAGCTACAAAAAGGATTTGTTCTCCAGTCGTATCGACACAACTAGAACTTTGGCTCAATCCATCGCAGCTTCATCTAGTCCTCCTCAATCCTGGGTTTTGGTGTCAGGTGTTG ctTGTTACAAGCCCAGTCTGACTGTTGAGTACACAGAAGACAGTGAATGGACACCATTTGACCTCCTCTCCAAGCTTGTGAAAGAATGGGAGGCCTCTGCACttcttcctgaaaatgttgcaaaGACGACCAAACAATTCATCATCAGACCTG GGGCAGTATTGGGCCGAGATGGGGGTGCGATTAAGCAGATGCTGCTGCCCTTCTGGCTCGGCCTCGGGGGCACCTTGGGGTCAGGAAGTCAGCCGTTTCCTTGGATCCACGTCACCGACCTGGCAGAAATGATCGTCCATGCTCTGGAGACTCCCGGAGACGAGACGTCTCCTTCGCCACAAGTGTTCAACGGGGTCGCGCCTGCGCTCAACACCAACTATGAGTTCACCAAAGCACTGGGCCAGGTGCTCAGGAGGCCCACCATCATTCCCGTACCTGGATTCGTTATGAATGCTCTACTGGGTTCAGAGAGGGCGGTGGTCCTCACACAGGGCCAAAAGGTCATACCGAAGAAGACTAAAGAGGCTGGATTTGAATACAAGTACCCTGACCTGACCTCAGCACTGAAAGAAATAGTTGGAAGTTAA
- the mettl17 gene encoding ribosome assembly protein METTL17, mitochondrial isoform X1, producing the protein MALRSLGSCVVCQKATVLGMMCRRMSAAADLQPQVNFLKGQPHKKHPGVTKLKNLHLPDRLQTAALSIIQGAQVSQLPELTRSLTNFLWSRKRAVEDFTLKKKAQGLEKELWEKAKESGVDIDGELLEERIRKKVLSELRRTTYHWTMMKYDEELGVVYMAARLAGGYAAVKRALNEIKKKDPSFAPQTLLDFGSGLGTVTWASHSYWGDTLKEMVCVDSSGQMNILAERLLKGDDENAEPHIKHVYFRQFLPVSPKVQFDLVTAAFTLSELPSRKQREETVLTLWRKTNSYLVLVENGTKEGHQILMEARETLLMTQDKVIHDPRPTSVFAPCPHELQCPKLAMKTIFPCNFQQLYHPLHLSKHKEQQTEEFSYLILTRGEPLKAKAEGVDWARLIAPVLRRSKHVHCRLCCADGQLQHLVVTANKHKICTAALGAAIGEMRFPSFRKIKMTTTRLIDRD; encoded by the exons ATGGCGTTGCGGAGCCTTGGGTCTTGTGTCGTCTGTCAGAAGGCGACTGTCTTGGGGATGATGTGCAGG AGAATGAGTGCAGCTGCCGACCTTCAACCACAGGTAAATTTTCTTAAAGGACAACCACACAAGAAGCACCCAGGTGTCACCAAGCTGAAGAACCTGCACCTTCCTGACAGACTCCAGACGGCTGCCCTGTCAATTATTCAAG GAGCTCAGGTGTCTCAGCTTCCTGAGCTCACCCGCAGCCTCACAAACTTCCTGTGGAGCAGAAAACGAGCAGTTGAAGATTTTACACTAAAGAAGAAAGCTCAGGGCCTGGAGAAGGAGCTTTGGGAGAAGGCGAAGGAGAGTGGAGTCG ACATTGATGGAGAGCTGCTGGAGGAACGGATCAGGAAGAAAGTACTTTCAGAGCTCAGAAGAACCACATATCACTGGACTATGATGAA ATACGATGAAGAGTTGGGCGTGGTGTATATGgcggctcggctggctggtggtTATGCAGCCGTGAAGAGAGCTTTGAATGAG ATAAAGAAGAAGGATCCCTCCTTTGCTCCTCAGACTCTCCTGGattttggttcagggttgggaACAGTTACCTG GGCATCACACTCGTACTGGGGTGACACCTTGAAGGAGATGGTGTGTGTGGACAGCTCCGGGCAGATGAACATCCTTGCTGAACGACTTCTCAAAG GCGATGATGAAAACGCCGAACCTCACATCAAACATGTGTATTTCAGACAGTTCCTCCCCGTCTCTCCTAAG GTGCAGTTCGACTTGGTGACAGCAGCCTTCACGCTGTCGGAGCTCCCCAGCaggaagcagagagaagagactGTGTTGACTCTGTGGAGGAAGACAAACTCCTACCTG GTTCTGGTGGAAAATGGAACCAAAGAGGGTCACCAAATACTTATGGAGGCCAGAGAAACTTTATTAATG ACACAAGACAAAGTCATCCACGATCCCAGGCCAACGTCGGTGTTTGCTCCG TGTCCTCATGAACTGCAGTGTCCTAAACTGGCCATGAAGACCATCTTTCCCTGTAATTTCCAGCAGCTGTACCATCCGCTGCATCTGTCGAAG CACAAGGAGCAGCAGACGGAGGAGTTCAGTTACTTGATTCTGACCCGGGGGGAACCGCTGAAGGCTAAAGCGGAGGGGGTCGACTGGGCCCGGCTGATCGCGCCTGTGCTGCGCCGCTCCAAACACGTCCACTGTCGACTGTGCTGCGCCGACGGACAGCTTCAACACCTGGTGGTGACGGCCAACAAACACA AGATATGTACCGCTGCGCTCGGAGCAGCAATTGGGGAGATGAGATTCCCGTCATTCAGAAAGATCAAGATGACGACCACCAGACTGATTGACAGAGACTGA
- the mettl17 gene encoding ribosome assembly protein METTL17, mitochondrial isoform X3, producing the protein MSAAADLQPQVNFLKGQPHKKHPGVTKLKNLHLPDRLQTAALSIIQGAQVSQLPELTRSLTNFLWSRKRAVEDFTLKKKAQGLEKELWEKAKESGVDIDGELLEERIRKKVLSELRRTTYHWTMMKYDEELGVVYMAARLAGGYAAVKRALNEIKKKDPSFAPQTLLDFGSGLGTVTWASHSYWGDTLKEMVCVDSSGQMNILAERLLKGDDENAEPHIKHVYFRQFLPVSPKVQFDLVTAAFTLSELPSRKQREETVLTLWRKTNSYLVLVENGTKEGHQILMEARETLLMTQDKVIHDPRPTSVFAPCPHELQCPKLAMKTIFPCNFQQLYHPLHLSKHKEQQTEEFSYLILTRGEPLKAKAEGVDWARLIAPVLRRSKHVHCRLCCADGQLQHLVVTANKHKICTAALGAAIGEMRFPSFRKIKMTTTRLIDRD; encoded by the exons ATGAGTGCAGCTGCCGACCTTCAACCACAGGTAAATTTTCTTAAAGGACAACCACACAAGAAGCACCCAGGTGTCACCAAGCTGAAGAACCTGCACCTTCCTGACAGACTCCAGACGGCTGCCCTGTCAATTATTCAAG GAGCTCAGGTGTCTCAGCTTCCTGAGCTCACCCGCAGCCTCACAAACTTCCTGTGGAGCAGAAAACGAGCAGTTGAAGATTTTACACTAAAGAAGAAAGCTCAGGGCCTGGAGAAGGAGCTTTGGGAGAAGGCGAAGGAGAGTGGAGTCG ACATTGATGGAGAGCTGCTGGAGGAACGGATCAGGAAGAAAGTACTTTCAGAGCTCAGAAGAACCACATATCACTGGACTATGATGAA ATACGATGAAGAGTTGGGCGTGGTGTATATGgcggctcggctggctggtggtTATGCAGCCGTGAAGAGAGCTTTGAATGAG ATAAAGAAGAAGGATCCCTCCTTTGCTCCTCAGACTCTCCTGGattttggttcagggttgggaACAGTTACCTG GGCATCACACTCGTACTGGGGTGACACCTTGAAGGAGATGGTGTGTGTGGACAGCTCCGGGCAGATGAACATCCTTGCTGAACGACTTCTCAAAG GCGATGATGAAAACGCCGAACCTCACATCAAACATGTGTATTTCAGACAGTTCCTCCCCGTCTCTCCTAAG GTGCAGTTCGACTTGGTGACAGCAGCCTTCACGCTGTCGGAGCTCCCCAGCaggaagcagagagaagagactGTGTTGACTCTGTGGAGGAAGACAAACTCCTACCTG GTTCTGGTGGAAAATGGAACCAAAGAGGGTCACCAAATACTTATGGAGGCCAGAGAAACTTTATTAATG ACACAAGACAAAGTCATCCACGATCCCAGGCCAACGTCGGTGTTTGCTCCG TGTCCTCATGAACTGCAGTGTCCTAAACTGGCCATGAAGACCATCTTTCCCTGTAATTTCCAGCAGCTGTACCATCCGCTGCATCTGTCGAAG CACAAGGAGCAGCAGACGGAGGAGTTCAGTTACTTGATTCTGACCCGGGGGGAACCGCTGAAGGCTAAAGCGGAGGGGGTCGACTGGGCCCGGCTGATCGCGCCTGTGCTGCGCCGCTCCAAACACGTCCACTGTCGACTGTGCTGCGCCGACGGACAGCTTCAACACCTGGTGGTGACGGCCAACAAACACA AGATATGTACCGCTGCGCTCGGAGCAGCAATTGGGGAGATGAGATTCCCGTCATTCAGAAAGATCAAGATGACGACCACCAGACTGATTGACAGAGACTGA
- the mettl17 gene encoding ribosome assembly protein METTL17, mitochondrial isoform X2 encodes MALRSLGSCVVCQKATVLGMMCRRMSAAADLQPQVNFLKGQPHKKHPGVTKLKNLHLPDRLQTAALSIIQGAQVSQLPELTRSLTNFLWSRKRAVEDFTLKKKAQGLEKELWEKAKESGVDIDGELLEERIRKKVLSELRRTTYHWTMMKYDEELGVVYMAARLAGGYAAVKRALNEIKKKDPSFAPQTLLDFGSGLGTVTWASHSYWGDTLKEMVCVDSSGQMNILAERLLKGDDENAEPHIKHVYFRQFLPVSPKVQFDLVTAAFTLSELPSRKQREETVLTLWRKTNSYLVLVENGTKEGHQILMEARETLLMTQDKVIHDPRPTSVFAPCPHELQCPKLAMKTIFPCNFQQLYHPLHLSKHKEQQTEEFSYLILTRGEPLKAKAEGVDWARLIAPVLRRSKHVHCRLCCADGQLQHLVVTANKHSKDMYRCARSSNWGDEIPVIQKDQDDDHQTD; translated from the exons ATGGCGTTGCGGAGCCTTGGGTCTTGTGTCGTCTGTCAGAAGGCGACTGTCTTGGGGATGATGTGCAGG AGAATGAGTGCAGCTGCCGACCTTCAACCACAGGTAAATTTTCTTAAAGGACAACCACACAAGAAGCACCCAGGTGTCACCAAGCTGAAGAACCTGCACCTTCCTGACAGACTCCAGACGGCTGCCCTGTCAATTATTCAAG GAGCTCAGGTGTCTCAGCTTCCTGAGCTCACCCGCAGCCTCACAAACTTCCTGTGGAGCAGAAAACGAGCAGTTGAAGATTTTACACTAAAGAAGAAAGCTCAGGGCCTGGAGAAGGAGCTTTGGGAGAAGGCGAAGGAGAGTGGAGTCG ACATTGATGGAGAGCTGCTGGAGGAACGGATCAGGAAGAAAGTACTTTCAGAGCTCAGAAGAACCACATATCACTGGACTATGATGAA ATACGATGAAGAGTTGGGCGTGGTGTATATGgcggctcggctggctggtggtTATGCAGCCGTGAAGAGAGCTTTGAATGAG ATAAAGAAGAAGGATCCCTCCTTTGCTCCTCAGACTCTCCTGGattttggttcagggttgggaACAGTTACCTG GGCATCACACTCGTACTGGGGTGACACCTTGAAGGAGATGGTGTGTGTGGACAGCTCCGGGCAGATGAACATCCTTGCTGAACGACTTCTCAAAG GCGATGATGAAAACGCCGAACCTCACATCAAACATGTGTATTTCAGACAGTTCCTCCCCGTCTCTCCTAAG GTGCAGTTCGACTTGGTGACAGCAGCCTTCACGCTGTCGGAGCTCCCCAGCaggaagcagagagaagagactGTGTTGACTCTGTGGAGGAAGACAAACTCCTACCTG GTTCTGGTGGAAAATGGAACCAAAGAGGGTCACCAAATACTTATGGAGGCCAGAGAAACTTTATTAATG ACACAAGACAAAGTCATCCACGATCCCAGGCCAACGTCGGTGTTTGCTCCG TGTCCTCATGAACTGCAGTGTCCTAAACTGGCCATGAAGACCATCTTTCCCTGTAATTTCCAGCAGCTGTACCATCCGCTGCATCTGTCGAAG CACAAGGAGCAGCAGACGGAGGAGTTCAGTTACTTGATTCTGACCCGGGGGGAACCGCTGAAGGCTAAAGCGGAGGGGGTCGACTGGGCCCGGCTGATCGCGCCTGTGCTGCGCCGCTCCAAACACGTCCACTGTCGACTGTGCTGCGCCGACGGACAGCTTCAACACCTGGTGGTGACGGCCAACAAACACAGCAA AGATATGTACCGCTGCGCTCGGAGCAGCAATTGGGGAGATGAGATTCCCGTCATTCAGAAAGATCAAGATGACGACCACCAGACTGATTGA